The Littorina saxatilis isolate snail1 linkage group LG13, US_GU_Lsax_2.0, whole genome shotgun sequence genome contains a region encoding:
- the LOC138946030 gene encoding ficolin-2-like encodes MMSILLILAGLLFLECETTAAVETYTYTNVGQNDKVFTEDVLFESPARNPLNCARQCNQHESCVTFTIDQGICRGHAVLVTSNTTAVAAPGAQSFAKSNYITKAIRPRDCVEVKHSKHESGVVTIYPEDNSPLKVYCDQDTDGGGWLVFQRRQDGSVDFFRNWTEYQTGFGDLLGEFWLGLDALHLLTSRQRYELRVDLMSFEGTEGNITYSNFNISDSSDGYRLGFDNFTGGSACT; translated from the exons ATGATGTCAATTCTACTCATATTGGCCGGCCTCCTTTTCTTAGAATGTGAAACTACAGCCGCAGTAGAAACTTACACGTACACTAACGTTGGGCAAAACGACAAAGTTTTTACTGAAGATGTTCTTTTCGAGTCACCAGCCAGAAACCCTCTGAATTGCGCTCGGCAGTGTAACCAACATGAGAGCTGTGTGACCTTCACCATTGATCAAGGGATCTGCAGAGGTCACGCTGTGCTGGTGACCTCGAACACTACCGCTGTGGCTGCTCCCGGGGCACAGTCCTTTGCCAAGAGCAATTACATAACGAAAG CAATCAGACCCAGGGATTGTGTGGAGGTTAAACACAGCAAACATGAGAGTGGCGTGGTCACTATCTATCCTGAAGACAATAGCCCGCTGAAGGTCTACTGTGACCAGGACACTGATGGTGGGGGATGGCTG GTATTTCAGCGAAGACAAGACGGTTCCGTTGATTTCTTTCGAAACTGGACAGAATATCAGACGGGGTTTGGCGATCTTCTTGGAGAATTTTGGCTGG GTCTTGACGCTCTGCACTTGTTGACGTCCAGACAGAGGTATGAATTGCGTGTTGACCTGATGTCGTTTGAGGGCACCGAAGGCAACATCACCTACAGTAACTTCAACATCAGCGACAGCAGCGACGGCTATCGACTGGGTTTTGACAATTTCACCGGAGGAAGTGCTTGTACGTAA
- the LOC138946031 gene encoding zinc finger protein 18-like, with protein sequence MDQVMEVVEEEEAELSAEFMDSYLDIVQTPEKEAKVTPKETSTPKEKSTSADDGAGPSTEKPKSPKKKKTPMKKKMEASADKSVHQCHECGKTYKHYRTLWAHQRFDHGEGKTNHECTICDKKFTKKLI encoded by the exons ATGGATCAGGTCATGGAAGttgtggaagaagaagaagcggaGTTATCCGCTGAATTTATGGATAGTTACCTGGACATAGTCCAAACTCCAGAAAAGGAGGCAAAGGTGACACCCAAAGAAACATCGACACCCAAAGAGAAATCGACAT CTGCTGACGATGGTGCTGGGCCTTCGACAGAGAAGCCAAAGTcgcccaagaagaagaagacacccatgaagaagaagatggaggcCTCGGCTGACAAGTCAGTGCACCAGTGCCACGAGTGTGGTAAAACTTACAAGCATTACCGCACCTTGTGGGCTCATCAGCGCTTTGATCATGGTGAAGGAAAAACAAATCATGAATGCACCATATGTGACAAAAAGTTcacaaaaaaattgatctga